The sequence tttacaacattttcatttaAGAGATTAAAATTATTGTCAAATTCCCTGGAATGGCTCAAAAAATCTGATTTCAATCCACATGGAAAATTTCAAACAAGATGTCATTACAGAATATTCCCTAAAGAGTTAATAAGTCCTTTCCTAcatcttttttctcttcctttaaaattccaaatatttaGCATGAATAGTGATAGGGTGTAATACTAAGGTACCATACCAGAAATTTAAACTTAATCACCCTCCAGTTATATCACCATCTAAAATGTCGTATGGCAAGGAACATCACCCCTTTATGGAAGTGCTTGTAGTGATAAGTTTTCATGCATTCATAGCTGTCAAAGAGACACCATGAAGACTCAAAcattagattttattattaaCATGATGGGCCTGTGCTGCCTCTTTTATATCCTCTTCTGATTGTGTGGTCTTCAATTTGATATGACTCATATGAACTCTTGGTGACAACCATAGTCTGTATAATTGCttttatctgttttttttttttcttttttcttttttgtcttccAGATCTTGGGTCATCATTCTGGGGAATGGCCTTGATACTCGCATCTACAAATATCTTGACTGCTAGAATTGCTGCTGGTTGTCTTATATTGGCTCTGCTGGTTGTGCTCTTTATTGCTAAAAATGTAAGACAGTTATAAATGCAGATGTAACTCCTGGATATATCTAGGGTTCCATTCAACCATACACTATATAAGTCCTGGATAATTGTATTCTACTGTTTGTTAGTAATTTTTTTCCCgttcttttcattttccttaaaTAGACCTgtaaagattttaatttctgtACTCTTACttgctgttgctgttgttcAACAGTGGACACTTCGAGGGCTTTGTATTGGTGAGTACCTTAATGATCTTTCTAGGAGgatttaatttaatgatatcTGCAGGCTTCTATGCTcacatttttacatttattaacTGAATATCCCAGGATTCATTATTTTCCTTGCTATAATATGGCTTCTGCAAGAAAAAACAACAGTCCATATTCTTCGCTATGCAATTCTCTTCATTGGTATACTCTTATCCTCTCAtatttttactttctaaaaatgaaattgtccctaattaatatcttttatttttttgggtggatgGACAAGAGTGGCTTACTTCTAATTTGGCATATTGCAGGTGTCATGAACAGTTTGTTTTCTGTTTATGGTATATTCATTTACTCTTCTTTAGTAAATCAAATGCtgttatttgaatttcaaatgtCATATAATATGAATCTTGTTGGCTCAGATATTTATGATGATCTAATATCTCGAAGAGTCAACTCCAGTGATGCTGAGAAGTTTGCAGAAGTTTGCCCATGCCCGTGTAATGGGGTTGCATGGGgagtaatttggtaattttttttagcataaaaGGGAAAGAGCATGGATCATTATCTCTCAGGGATCATTGTCTGGGATGCACAAGTAATCTTGATtaaatgttaatattttattctcagTTTCTTATTTTTATGAGTTCTATTTGCAGGGGAATGATATcatttatatttctttgtttaTCCATGTATCTTGGACTCGTCATCTTATCATGAGGTACAACCTGCTTCTGATGCTATctgatttttaaatatgtacATGTATAATTAGGCACAGACTGCATACTCTCATGgaaataaattaaatgtactTGCATTGCATTTGAAGGCACAAATCCGTAATTTAAAATGTAGTCAATGGAAACAAAATAAGATGATCAGAAATACTGCAGACTAAGCCCATGCTAAAAAGTTGCAAGCAATTTTTCGTCtgttgaaaaattataaaaaagagaaCTTTAAAATGCTATGAAAATTAAGTGGGCAAAATTTCAATGCTATATAGAAACATGATTATTGATGAGTTCTCAAGGATTGCCTTAAAGCTACACTCGTGGTCCTGAGATAGATGAGGTGCTTTACTTTTTGGATTGTTCCAAAATATCTGAGTtttaccaaaaatgaaaaacatttaGCCATTTAACTTCTAATGTTCATTTCTTTTGatagttgaagaaaaaagaagtaaaaatgcTTGcatcttttttcaaaattgaatcCACTTTTCTTGGCCATTTAAGAGTAGTTTAGGAAGATTGTTACAATTATTTCGTTAAATTTGTGGTATCGATAAACTCTCATCTATTTTGATATGGAGGGAGTACTCATTATGTATCTTCGTAATATGTATCACAGGTGATGCATGGCACCTCCCTTATTATCAATATATCTATAGCATTGATTTCAGCAGTGCAATTATTATCCTGGATAAAAATTTGCTCTAAACTAATTTGATTTAGCTGATCTGATTTTGAAACAGTCATGTTTTTGTTAATTAACTGTCGTATGCAAAAATTAATATTCTGTTAGTATACGTggtagtccttttttttttgggtgctaattATGGAGGTGGGAAAGAGCATGATTTTGAATAGGATAGAATGGTGGAGAAGGATACATGTGAATGACCCCTGATTAATTTGTTGAAGATCCATAGCCAATCCCATAGTTTTGCAACAACACTGTTGTTGTTTTGGTTTGTATTGTTAATcatcttattttgaaattaatagtGTTCCTGATAAAAAGTGAATTGTTGAGATTAAAACTAGAGTAAAGTATAAGTATTTTAATTATGATACTGCACATGATTTTATGTCTAGCTTGCTTTAGGCATTTCGCCATTCCTATTCTTAGATTTTTGGTTTACAGGATGATATTGGATGTCCCTTCACATGTGATGTAGCAATGGTAAtctgctttttttctttttgtttctgaTTCCTATCTATATTTGAAATATTGTAACAAAGACAACCTATATGTAAGAGTGATTGACTAAATGGGTCAACTCAAACACAATTAATTTAATGTTGTTAAAACCCCTCAACCCTAACATGAAATTGACACATTTGACTCACTTAGGAATCATGTTGAAGTGGGTTGATCTGCTTTAACACGAACCCTATTTACActaaataaaaacttacaaaaaattatgtggtgTTTGTGTTGCATACACGATTCATATCAAACACTATCACCCTTATGCAAAGCAACTTAAAGCTGGTGGAAAACATAAGTTGTGCAGACCCTACTAACCCTTCTTTGTGCAATAAATGGGATGTGTTTAAGTTATACAGTGGCAGACTATAGCTGATTTAAAATCATGTTGAATTTGATGCTTATTCTTATTGAAAAGTTGATTTGGGAAATTGACATGTTTTATTTGCTTATCATCTACTTTTTCCAGGTTCAGAGACTCCGGTTGAAATTCTTCTTGATATTGAAAAGAACACCAGCAGTTTCgaaaaatttttcaattctttGATGGTTGTGTATACTATTTGTAAACCATCACTTCTTGATTCATTTGATACTCTGAGAGCGTGGCCTTGCCACTCCTGCTTCCATGGCTTTATTCTTTTAACCCTTATTTTGGTGAGGGTCATATTTATGTATATGATAGTTCTTTAAAGGAGGAAATATACAGGTGTTTTACATAGGCGGAAAAGTTATAGAACCAAATGACATATGGTTCAACTGATCTAAAATTCAAACTTCTATTTtcgcaaaaataaaaattcaaactacTATGATATAGTCAGGCTTGTATGCAGTGCCGTGTGGTCGGTTTTGAGGAGGTTTTTTGCACCACACCTATAGGATGCAGTTTCACCTCATGCTTAATTGCACCTCACTTCTAGAGGATAAGAATTGGTTTAATCTTAGCGGCTCGTTACTGTTAGTTTGGTTATATGGGTTggcttctttaaaaaaatttctaaattttgggCTATTGGGCCTCTAGGAAAGGCATTTTGAGcccattttgacttttttctttttactgtATCTTTCTTTACAAAGGGCTTATTTTTTAAAGCCATTTGGgctttttttccttaatagtTGGGTTATTCTTTATGCATGTTGGGCTTAACATTAAATCcttataaaaatatgatttataaataatatgaaTTATAAAATCTGAAACACAGTAAAATATATGAATCATAGAATCTCAAAATCTCAACATgtcaaacatgaaaataaaatcttgTCACATTAAACACTATAAATGTCACATTAAACACTATAAATGCCAACTTGTCAAATTAAACAgggaaaatgggcttttgctcttatttttaaaaatattctgTAAATTGTCCATGTTTTAAAACTATTAAGCATGGTGtctctattttgaaactcgatttcgAGTTTCCCATAGAACTCAATTTTATGATTATCGAGTTCTAGGTAAGTTTTTGCCATGCCGAAAGAGCACCCATCAGATGGTTGAAACTTACTtagaactcgattttctaaaaatcgagttccCTAGGTAAGTTTTTGCCATGCTAGAGGAGCACCCGTCAAATGATTAAAACTTACTtagaactcgatttttagaaaatcaaggtAAGGACACAGTGCActatagtttcaaaacagggacattgtgttagatattttaaaaagtaagggcaaaagcccattttctcccaAATTAAACACACTAAACATATcactcctttctttctttctttttgtttttttgttttttcctcgTATTGTGACTAGACCAGCTATTGTTTGGAAGTTTCCATTATCACCCTTCTTGCCACGAGCTTTACCTTGTAataagttattttgtttatcaatgTACTTCGATCTTTtacctgaaaaaaaaatataaaataaaataaaatctcaaccTATCACAACATTCCAAATCATATACACAATGACAAAGTATTAAGTTCCAACCATAATAAGACTAATCTTAacctattaaataaaatacactaACACACATTAATAAAACTCAACCTATCACAACATTCCAAATCAAAATACACGATGATAAAGTATCAAGTTTCAATCGTAGTAAGATTGATATATCGAATATACAAGTACTACTCATTCTATCAAATGAGTGAATTCCAGCAAGGTAGCAACACTAACATTAGTATTTCTAGCAGTCTTCTAGTAATATCATATATAAACAGTAGCACAATCATAGGGAGGAGTAGTAGAGTAGCACTACAAAGGAGTCAAGTAGTGCTTAAGAAGCATTACACAGTATACAAAATGGATGTAGGACCAGAATATACAATTGGTACACTAcacattacaaaattttcaccaAGAAAATAGGAGGCAGTCTAGTCTTCTAAGACTAATAGTCTAATAATTTGCAAGTGTGTTCAGTGCTTGTGTGATTGTGTTGTCACTTGGGTGCActagtaaaccaaaaaaaaaaaaaaaaaggtgagagaactaaacaaaaatagaagCATCAGGCTAGCAGCTAGTAACCAACAGGTCAACAGATAGCATAAACCCAAGTACCTAACCATTCCCAATCTGGTCCTCTCCATGATTAAGTCAACAACATATCTACAAAAATTCTCTACAGTTGGCTTCTCCAACTCCAAGTCATCATGTACAAAAAAAACCTTCATCCCTACAAAgttaatcccaaaaaaataatgataagtaGAAAATACTCTCTCCGTCCCAAATTGTTTGGTCtatattccattttgggatgtcccaaaattatgtcttgtttgaaaagtcaaatatcattaatttattaacattccctttatgctcttaatttatttgtgggagcctttttttaatttaaaaaaattaaaaacctaaattttgaaatccacTATACATGCCATCTTCATGAATTGGGCTCAAATGACCCACACCATCTTCACTTCAAGAGGGGGATTCATGGTCCACATTTCCTCTTTATCAATTGGGCTTATATTCCAcgacatcatcaacatcaatacACGGATTGGGCTCAAGTGATGAATCAAAGCTCACAGCCCATATTATCTTTCTCATATTCAAGAAAAGCGGCTTCTCCAATAAAAGTCCATATTTACACAAATTGACGACAAAGTCCAAGGTACGTCATCTCATCTTCGGCTTATGATCCAATCTCATGAGTTTCTTTAGGGAAACTTTGTGAGTCGTGGTTTGAAGGGCCTAGAGGCATGTTCAGTAAAGCCCCCACcttttaaagttgataaaagaaacatgttgtttggCGTGTTTTCTCCAACTCTTTAAACTTTGACGAGTTAGTGTGTAGTGGGTAACATGTGGTAAGCCTCTCttatcacataacacttaaaatgataaaactccccattactcttttcctaaaacttaatattcatcatatAACAACTATTCAAAAACTCTAGCCATCTAAATGCTATTCAAATAACTATTCATTCAATCTCCAACTGTTACTATACAAATTTGAAAACCTAATCatattattctacataaatTATAATACTTTTTTCAGGTAGAATCCAACTCAAACACATGGCTAAATCTGATTAGCTATCTTTAAtcttcaaatataaaatattcataatatcTTTAATACACAGCTACCATTTGCCATAATCAGGTGAAATATTCCCTCGCTAGTTGCCAGAGTAGAACATTAAATGCTCTTCTTGCTCACCAAGATTAAGTCACAATACAATGAAACCTTGACTAGATCTCTAAAGTTTCATTAACTATGAATCAATCATTCTactacttaataaaaatgtaTTGTAATAGAATCTTgcatcaaaaatataaatacccAAAAGATGAAACATTTTTAGTAGAACACCAACAGTGTGTTCAGTATTTGACACTTGGCTGAAAGTGACATTAACAGGCATTTAATACTCAATACTAGTAGCCAGATGCTGTACATAACACCACTAAGGCATGAGGGAATGTGTAAGTGGTTGAATTTGGACTTTACACGTGGAGCAGCTATGAGGCAAGGGAGAGTAGGTGATGGCTAAGAGATTTTTGTCTTGGTCAGTGCTAAAAGCGTGATTGCCTTGGGAAGGAAGTAAGATTTACACTTGACATGGTACTCAAGCACTCACAAAAAGGGAGATAGTGACCTTCTAAGGTTAGAGGCTATGAGGACACCCCTTATTGGTTGAGTGCACCATAAGTCACCTTGGAAACACGTGTACCAATCACAGTGCTTTTGATGTCCCTCTCAATGTCCAAGACTTGTCTCGCAAGTAGTGGCAAAGCTACCTACCCACGGGTCCCAGTGCCACGTTGGCGTAGTTCTTATCCCTTAGTTAGCAGATAATATCACAGGTGTGAAAAGatccaaaagagaaaatatgaTGACTTGACACTTGTCCTTGTATCCAGCCATGTTCCTTAGAGTATAAAAGGAACATGTAGTTGTGTTATTAGGGCAAGAACCCAACTAgatattttgagatgaaagtaAAGAGTTGGTAGGAGAGAAAGGCAACTTCATTGTAAACTGATCTCTTTTCCAATACATAATACAAGCTAAGCCGAGCAAGAACGTTTTGTTCTTGCTCAAATCATGGGTTTTTATCCCTTCTCTAGGGGTTTCCATGTACATCCTGTGTTGTTTTCTTAAttagtttcttcttcttgtttaaaAGTGTGTCTTTTTCATGTCCTACCatgaatttctttatttcttgtttaagTGTCATGTCAAAGCTTGCATCATCTTGAGCTTTCTCATGTAAATGTACTGTTAGATAACTTATTTCACTCACATAAATAAACTTAATTCTAACTTGCACGTACAATTGCTATACCCAAAATTGCAAGAAATCCTTAAAAGAAATCATTCTATTTTCAGCCAAATTCATGAAATAAATGCTGAATATTCTCTCTAGCAACTTAACATCATTCAGGTGATTTCATCTACTTCAGCCCCAAACAACAGCTATCTTATGATAGCTGTTGACAGCTTTTTTAGAAAAACTATGATAGCTGACCCAACATCCTTAACATtacaaaatttctttatttgactaaaaaccaaaaccaaccaaagaaactatttttttattgctaaaatcctttctttttttttttggtctttcctCCAGCTGATATTACCAAAACTGCAAAAACCCCTTAAAGCTGAAATACCATTTTCGGCCAAATCCAAGATTGATTTTCCAAAGATTTAATCCTGATTGGGACAGATTTTGGCTGAGATTCTTTGCTAAGTACCCCCTTAAACTCAGCTATAAATAGAATCCCTCATCAACACACCAAGACACACCAATAGAGAAGAACAACTCTCTCATAAACTTCTCTATTTTCCCTCTCCCTCTAATTATCTTCTTAAGCTCTTAATAAAGTTTTGAGCTTATGAGTTCTTAGCTTCCAAATTACAAACTAAGCTCTTTAGCCCTTAGCTCACAACTGCCCCTTATATCACTACTCATAAGCCTTTATCATCCTCTAGCAAAATATCTCAGCAACATTGCTAGTCAAACTACAGCACCATTACTCTTCTTATACTTATTCTCTCACTCTTCATATTCAGATACATCTATCTTGCTGCCCATATCCTCTAATTACATCTCCCTCTTCACTTCTCTTACAAAATATTTCCCCTTGGAAAGCAACACAAGTAATCACTATAACTTCTCTAGTTGCTATAATCTCATATCTTTACTATCTTTAACCTCCATATCTCTCATACTTTCATGTATCTTACAAATTACAAATACTACATCTCACAAAACATCTATATCTTTTACCATCTCTATACTTCTCAAGAGATATCAAACACTCATattaaaagcccttctcatggaaggcataaACTTCTGATACTAAAGCCCTTCTCCTAAAAGGCACAAATACTTCTTACAAAttcccttctcatggaaggcacaAATCTATCTTGCAAAAGCCCTTCCCATGGAAGGCTATTCACAGCTTCACAATAACTAAAAGCGCATTATCAATGGGAAattcatttaagtgcatgataaaaGGGACAAAATTAACTAGTCTCTACACACAGCTAgacatactctctctccctccagttgcacaaatttttccccttcaatcttGAAGTTATCATGGCAAATTGCCTTTCCACTGTTGGAGTCATTCTGTTGGAATACTATCAACTGATTGACACTATACAGCTGGAGCTAcaaaccatacaaagataagtcACTATGTTTCCTATCTCTAAATCTACATTATTGAATACATGATTACTTtacctttaaataaataaataaataatgtaggcaattaaaaataaagatctTTATATTACTTCAATGGTTTTGAGTCAAAAGCTCGTACTATAAAAACtgtctattttcttttatgGGTTAAATTATACTGCATTAAGAACAATCGAAGTAAATGTTGTAGTGCACCGGAAGTGCTTGACCCAAAGATTTTTATGCTTTGGCATGATTTTCTTGGACGTCCGGGTCAATAAGGATGCACAGAATCATTGAGAACTCTTATGGACACCccataaagaaacaaaagattCTTTTAATAAGTGATTATTTGTATAGTGCATGTTCTCAAGGTAAACTAATTATCAAGTCATCATAATAAAAGATAGTTGCTGAATCTTCATCTTTCTTAGAAATAATTCAAGGAAATATTTGGGGACCAATACACTCACCTTGTGGGCCATTAAGATATTTTATGGTGTTAATAGATACATTAACAACGGGAC is a genomic window of Quercus lobata isolate SW786 chromosome 2, ValleyOak3.0 Primary Assembly, whole genome shotgun sequence containing:
- the LOC115975782 gene encoding uncharacterized protein LOC115975782, with the protein product MPNWELKNCCQHDQVVFLATIGVFTVVILALWRTVLLTPFKLITVFLHEASHAVACILTCGRVEGIKVHANEGGVTQTRGGIYWVILPAGYLGSSFWGMALILASTNILTARIAAGCLILALLVVLFIAKNWTLRGLCIGFIIFLAIIWLLQEKTTVHILRYAILFIGVMNSLFSVYDIYDDLISRRVNSSDAEKFAEVCPCPCNGVAWGVIWGMISFIFLCLSMYLGLVILS